Genomic segment of Nothobranchius furzeri strain GRZ-AD chromosome 12, NfurGRZ-RIMD1, whole genome shotgun sequence:
ACTAGCATCCACGTGAGCAACCTTTTctgctggctctggttctggcttCCTTGTCCCTGCTTTGTCAGCTGATGCCTTGGCCAGCGCTCGCTCCATCTCTTGCTTGAGGAGATTCTTTGCCGTCCTGGCAGCTTCTCCCCCAGTAAAGAATCTGACACAAAAAACAAAATGGGTTGAGTACAACTTTATTTGTTGCTGCTGCAAGAGCCTGGCCTGCCTGCCAGACCCATAGAGATAATACACATTATATTTAAACTTAGACAATATTAATAATTAATGCATTAATAAAATATGCCTCACCTGTCCTTGTAACGAGCATCCAGTAGAGTCGCAACAGCGTAGAGGGATTTACTTTCGATGCTGCTGAATCGCCTGTTGACAGCTTGGAGGAGTGTGCTCTTCATTGTTTTGATGACGCTGTCGGTACTGTTCTCATCTGCTAGCAGACGTTTTAAAACAGCGACGGTTGGGATAACGTCGGCTGCAGTGGAGGTCGCTGAGCTGATTTTCCTCGTCAACTCCTCGAACGGTTCCAGCACGGTCACAGTTTTTTCCAGTAAACCCCACTCGTTGGCTGATAAAGTTGCGGGTAAGTTGTAGTCGGCAGCATAAGCGCAGAGAGCTCGCTTCTCAGTCAGAAGGCGCTTGACCATGTAGAAAGAGCTATTCCATCTTGTCTGGACGTCTTGAACGAGACGAGCTGGAGTGGATGTGGTTCCCGATCCCTGCATTTCACGCTGCAGGTCTTCCAAGCGAGACTGCGCCAGTTGGGAATGCTTGAAATGTGCGACAATCTTTCGGCTGTTTGCTAATTCATCGCTAACACTGCGTTGCAGCATCAGCCCTTCATGCACTACAAGCTGCAGCGTGTGAGCAGAACATCCCAGGCTAGGAACTGCCATGTCTTCCAAAGTGGCTTACTTGCGTTGTCCTTTAGAATGACGTGCACCTTTTCCAGAGGAATCCCCCAGTTATTTAGCATCTCGGCAATGGCGGCTGCGATTGTAGCTCGGTTGTGTGAACCCCGGCACTTTTTGACCTGAAGCACCGCGCAACAGAAGTGATGTGTCCCGGAGTCAACCCAGTGCACTGTAAGACTTATCAGTGACATTGGGAGGACATCTGAAGTCCAAATATCTGTAGTGAAGCTCAGGGCTGGAACTCCTTTCAGCTTCCCGGCTAACTTGGCTGACACTCGGTTGTATAGTTCAGGTAGCGCTGTCTCTGATAAATATGTCCTGGAGGGTAAACTGTACCTTGGCTCCAAGTGTTCAATCAGGCTGCGAAATCCCTCATTTTCCACCACTGATAGCGGTTGGTCATCAAGTACAATGAAGTTGAGCAGCTTTTCTGTAATCCCCATGGCTTTAACGTTGTCTGCGGGGAGTTTACTTTGCTTCTTGAATGACTCCAGTAGTGATTCTTGGTGTCGCTTTTCTCCTTTCTGCCCCCTCGTTAAAAACTCCTCGTGCTCCCTCGGGTGGTGTTTTTTCAAATGTTTGATTAAGTTAGTAGTGTTGAAAGTTGCGACGGAGGTTCTTGCTTTGCGGAGCTTCCAGAATAAAATATTTCCACACAGCGGACATTTTCTGGATAAAAGTTTGGCGCTGCTCATGCTAGCCAGCTACCTGTAAACTGCGGTGAGTGGACGTCCTGAAAGGAGCCGCGTCATCTGGGCACAGAGAACGCCTCCCAGCCCGGGATGTCTTATTTAGACATTACACAAGAGATAATTCTGGATCGGAAATTTGTGCAGATTGTGTCGGAATTTTCCGATCCGTGATTTAAGTCCAAATCGGAGCCCGATTCCGATACTGGATCGGATCTGCCCAATCCCTATTCGGAACCGCAGCTCTGCTACCAGCTCGGTGTCCAGAGAGGGTCCGGGtggacctcggcattcctgatctcacagaggacttccaccaggcaggtaggcgcggcttaatggtgtctcatgcagttctgaaacgaaccccagcttattccaaaccaacatcttcagttcccgtcagaactaatcgcttcttcggatttgcgggttctgatttacatgacacgtcatccattcaccgcctcatccatttttagtcgcactatacacttagttcttaaataagcctagtttaattgttagtaataaaatttcttaacttttaaacttgactcgttctattctgttgtctctgagtgaatacataacggttacatgatctctgcattaaaaagaccCGATCTTCTGGTTTAACCAACCCCGATCCATGaggcggatttcatatttcctatggaatcccacgccttacggctcattaattaaaatgtaagaacctcatttttcccttacagctgagtcccattctgtcccgctctgaacttgagacagttctccacaccttcatctcctcacgcttagactactgtaactctcttttcacgtgtctgagcagaacctccctgaaccgtctacaggtggttcagaacgcctgtgctcggcttctgaccaagtcctccaaacacacccacatcaccccgattcatgaaaaaaacactaaaactgagttattttctagaaaagactttttttttgcctggggtgtttagtacaaatcagtcttgattatgttatgaaatatctaaactttagaattttttgcatttatagtttttacatagcaacagatttaaaatttactatacactcgagccattagaggacaaaaacgtcccattgactttaATGCAAACCACAGGTTTTGATTCCAGGATGGATTTCTAAAAGTGGGCAAGTCTGGTTTCCTACTAATGCAGAAACTTCCCACTATGTTTCTGCTGCAAGATGTTTGAATCCTGGGCCAACACGTTACACCATCACACGTATTTACGATGTGGTATCCTCCTTTGATTTATTCTTTACTCCAGAAATGACTGAAATCATCGTCAACATGACAAATCTAAATGGAAGACGTGTGGTGAAGAACTGGTGGGATATTGATGACATCGCAGTGAGAGCATACGTTGGGCTCCTGATTTTGGCTGGTGTGTACCAGTCCAAAGGGGAATCCACCTGCAGCCTTTGGGATGACCACTGTGGACGTGCAATCTTCCTGGCCACCATGAGTCACACCAAATTCAAGATGATCAACTCCACCCTCCGGTTTGATGATGAGCTGAACAGGCCTTCCCGTCTCAGGCAGGACAAGCTGGCCCCTATCCGCTCGATTTGGGACATGTGGACCCATCGCCTCCAAATGCTTTTCAACACTGGGTTAGATGTGTGTGCTGATGAGCAGCTTGTCCCTTTCAGAGGCAGGTGCAAGTTTCGCCAACATATGCCAAGTAAACCAGCAAAGTACGGATTGAAACTCTGGGTCACTGCTGATGTTGCCACTTCCTATGCCTGCAAGTGTCAGGTTAACACAGGGAAAGCTGCTGGTGAGGCTGCAGAGGTCGGCCAGGGAAAACGTGTCATTTTGGAGATGACCGAAGAGCTCCAAGGAGTCACTTCACATGCATGCATTCACACTTCTGCCCTTTCATAACAAACTGAACTACAAAGAGTTTGGATGTGCCTGagctccagccaggtgcataaacatattgtttttgttttctaccctttgatgttcagtaggagagtgaaactgtgttttgtttacatgctgagcttctgacttcaataaaaacagcagaagatctatagaaatgtgtaaactttctcgcctgggcaacatatgaagaaatgactgaatttggtggtgaacagtaaaaatcataaatttgactacttttgtccaaaatgaaaccattacatcacagaaagcatgaataTTTGCTGCAGATAAtgcaggatcaaaaactgtggtttgcattgaagtcaatgggacgtttttgtccataacaggcacaagagggtggtaaattttaaatctgctgctacacaaaaactaaaaaagcatgaaatgtgatattttgctagactcttgacatatccaaggctaattccatgctgttgttctttttaaaacacagaaacggtttcgttacctgtttttttttagaaaataactcggtgctgtttttttttttttcttcgtcATAAATTACATCAATGACTTTTGAGTATTCAAAGTGGAATTTCAGGGGTTAAAATCTTCAAAATGATtgaatttttttatgtttgagcagggctgaagttgttcaacagatctatgaaaaaaaaagtaaaacaaaaaaaaaacattaatgtatacatttttatagccacttttacaagcgaacgtttttgtatgaaaattaaagtgaagcctgagggttaaggctcatatgatttatagaggcttaaagttcagtttccagttgtaaatacatttcattctactgtcagtttaaagaaaaaatacaaCTCTTTTATGTGTGAAAACACAGTTACAGCTGTCTGTAATTCACATaatatgtttctgtgtttcctacagattttcaacagatggttctggttaaataagaagcttcagaagaacagagtgctcgtgtcaaccaccagcacctagattttctccacaaaaaggaggaacaggagaaactctggtctagtatggagggagagcatctccatttgaataaggagactgatgctgccaggcttcaatcctttagccaaaaaacacagttaaacaaacacacgagagtccagacaaagcagaagcattttgcctgtgagcactgtggacaaaggtttcaccaaaagactaatttaaccacacacatgagcgtccacacaggagagaagccttttgcttgtgagctctgtggacaaagatttagccaaaagtcaactttaaacagtcacatgagagtccacactggagataagccctttccttgtgagctctgtggacaaagatttagccaaaagtcaactttaaacagtcacatgagagtccacactggagataagccctttccttgtgagctctgtggaacgagatttagccaaaaggaacatttaaacagtcacatgagagtccacacagggctgaagccctttccttgtgagctctgtggaacgagatttagccaaaagacacatttaaaccgtcacatgagagtccacacaggagagaaatcttttgtctgtgagcgctgtggtaatagatttagtgaaaagggaagtttaaacacacacatgagagtccacactggacagaagccttttgcttgtgagctctgtggaacaagATTTAGcggaaagtcaactttaaacagtcacatgagagtccacactggacagaagcctttcgcctgtgagctctgtggtaatagatttagtgaaaagggaagtttaaacacacacatgagagtccactctggacagaagccttttgcttgtgagctctgtggtaatagatttagtgaaaagggaagtttaaacacacacatgagagtccacactggagagaagcctttcgcctgtgagctctgtggtaatagatttagtgaaaagggaagtttaaacaaacacatgaaagtccacacaggagagaagcctttcgcctgtgagctctgtggtaatagatttagtgaaaagggaagtttaaacaaacacatgagagtccacactggagagaagccttttgcttgtgagctctgtggacaaagatttagccgaaagtcaactttaaacagtcacatgagagttcacactggagacaagcctttcgcctgtgagctgtgtggtaatagatttagtgaaaagggaagtttaaacacacacatgagagtccacactggagagaagccttttgcctgtgagctctgtgttaatagatttagtgaaaagggaagtttaaacaaacacatgagagtccacactggagagaagccctttccttgtgagctttgtgaaaagaaatttagcttaaagtcaaatttaaacagtcacatgagagtccacactggacagaagccttttgcttgtgagctctgtgtaaaaagatttagccaaaagacacatttaaacaaacacatgagagtccacactggcttTTCGCCTGTGAGTTCGGCGGAAAAGATTTAACCCAAAAGATCAGTTTAAACGgtcacaaaagagtccataaaggacagaagccttttgcttgtgagctctgtggacgaagGTTTAGCTGAAATAAAACTTTAAACAATCATCTAAGCatccactagggctgaacgatctattgcaggggtctccaaacttttttggcccgtgagctacttttacacaatgaaagtacagcagagttactgccatatgatttatttacattgatactttccatgtgtgaatgtgcttatgttAAACATGCTATGCTTACTGTATTAACATGCATTGTactcacaagttgatttctctgtatttcagtacatcagtatatatattaaaagtataagtaaactagtgacattctgaaaaccaaattaaacaaaacatatttagttttttaaactaatcggatactttcagataatgaataacaaatctacttcatgtgaatgATTTGGTCATTTTTTTTAGAAGTTAAGTAACATAccctaaatcctctaatacaggcctgtattcatttaacggccgggtctcatattttggtcggagtcggcggaggtgaataatggctggtctcttattgtggccgggtggaatgtggtaacaagcaagtacgggggcggttgtgtcatcatctcacttttgatttgccagtgatagaccgcgagggtaactttaaccgtgcggagacgaagaggaggcgaaaatttgatatcaagttcaaagagaacgtgtgctgcagaacactggggagcaataggggttgtatgaactagtcgacttcactatagtgactttttatgtctgtcattgactagtcgctgtcacgtgataatgaccggcaagatgcagccctcggaaaagacagcagcctgctgtcagcaggtgacaagctcctgctttctgggggggcaacgcgctgtgccagagcgtcagtactgacacgcgatcgtgggtttcgctgctgtggagcggggcgcatcaccttgtcctccggtgacgcaccgatcactgattcggccgccaagcagggagcactccgctgtttttgcagtcggtagatctgcgtcctgagcacggccacagtaacgttatcaaatcaggtgtcgccacctcaaaaactaatttaacacgcgatcgttcatgtcggttcatttccattAATGTTGtctggtagatcttttagaactgcagttcaaaggtaactcataaggtgaatatatatgaacccaggtagcagtttctctttaggattgagaggagatgcaggaagataataaacaggcaggacagaaacatagtcaaataaaaacaagttagtttttgtacctggttgcaacaaacagacaccattgaaggtaatcagaagtgaggaacagaaaatgaaataattattttaatgtttagagcagcaggaactccgagaggctgcaagcGCGTCAGTGAGTTTGcgtccgctgcgcagggggaggggggagagggctgaagcagaaactaccgttgttaaaagaactgtgtttaactttgaaaatgtgagcgcaattttaattgtcaaaaactccagcgaaccattagttcattttgctcaaatagaaatagaagcatgcctctaatactggccctccttccaataaaggcctggagcttgatgagcttgagtcaaatacaggcctgggcctgtattagaggatttacagtaactTTTTAAGCGcacaggaacagctaacctgtaaagctgatgatattttaaataaaatacaagctaaatgtgatgaaaacacaaaagtctaaatagtttgaattgaagtaaaaatttaaaatcagaaataagacttgttcctgctctcctgatgtactgaataatttttatggggttttttttttggtcatgaaagttaagttttgctgcgtttattgctgacaatatgaaggttggaggtttatccttttttctgcatcttgtaggttttttctccgcacgtctctaaataaagtaaaattttctagtgcagagtggagacaacccatagaagcactgatttgatctcatttcagagaaaaatagaacaggttagatgcacctaataaataaaattataacaaactcaggaatctgtttctttgcttcactgttctggtgctgagaatatcactaatgcggatcaaaggagatccacagatgaatgcacctcttagtagggctgctcgattatggcaaaaataataatcacgattattgtgactgaaattgagatcacgattatttaggacgatttttctattcatgttgattttatttgtttttattcagtcataaaattgttcagggcacaatcaggacaaaaagaaataagaaacaagatgatcactataataactcctgattcccagtataaaaagaccaatataccaacacattctcacaccctaagcgtcggaaagaaacgcttggtcagccaccctccacgtcagaccccagacgccaaaagtgccctttttcgttacttatgtgcgaaaatggGGTTTTCCCTGcatatcccaatgcagcgtaaaactgacgtgattagatatccgctgatgcggcactgaaccagctcatttaacctcacctaaaccttaacgtttcgctatttataaccttcccctctccctcatcctaaccttaaccctcatttaaccgatgcggcaccgaaccagctcgtttaaccgcacctaaacgttAAATGCGGCACCGGACCAGCtccgcaccgaaccagctcgtttaaccgcacctaaaccttaacgtttcactatttataaccttcccctcaccctcatcctaaccttaaccctcatttaaccgatgcggcaccgaaccagctcgtttaaccgcacctagatagatagatagatagatagatagatagatagatagatagatagatagatagatagatagatagatagatatttttattcggtcaacaacaacaatttatcaattttacataaaagtaatcaagcaaccgaaaaaaggaataggttgaagcctagtggcttataattagcctatccttaactcccacagac
This window contains:
- the LOC129157315 gene encoding zinc finger protein 84-like isoform X1 yields the protein MEGEHLHLNKETDAARLQSFSQKTQLNKHTRVQTKQKHFACEHCGQRFHQKTNLTTHMSVHTGEKPFACELCGQRFSQKSTLNSHMRVHTGDKPFPCELCGQRFSQKSTLNSHMRVHTGDKPFPCELCGTRFSQKEHLNSHMRVHTGLKPFPCELCGTRFSQKTHLNRHMRVHTGEKSFVCERCGNRFSEKGSLNTHMRVHTGQKPFACELCGTRFSGKSTLNSHMRVHTGQKPFACELCGNRFSEKGSLNTHMRVHSGQKPFACELCGNRFSEKGSLNTHMRVHTGEKPFACELCGNRFSEKGSLNKHMKVHTGEKPFACELCGNRFSEKGSLNKHMRVHTGEKPFACELCGQRFSRKSTLNSHMRVHTGDKPFACELCGNRFSEKGSLNTHMRVHTGEKPFACELCVNRFSEKGSLNKHMRVHTGEKPFPCELCEKKFSLKSNLNSHMRVHTGQKPFACELCVKRFSQKTHLNKHMRVHTGFSPVSSAEKI